AACCATGATGAAATTGGACCCACAACtgaagaaaagatttatttaatCTTATCACATTACGAGTTGTCCATCCATTTCTTCGTCTTTTCATTCTTGGACTATTGCATTAAATTACTTCGAAAGATTCGACAAGTTTggtaatataaacataaattagGGGGATTTATCAATGTAAAAATCAGGGGTAGTTGATTTGTCTAATTGAATAAGAAGTAATGTCTATCAAATGAACTTGAAAGTAAGGTTAGATTTGAGTCCAACCGAGGGCTCCATTGCCCTCCAAATGCCTATTCTATTCCACCTCTACATGAAAGGATAGAAGCaaggtaaaattatatttaattatattaatagaaTTAGTATTTTTTCCTACTAAACCCTCTAATATCTttctatttattaatatatttaatacatgGGAAAGgaactttttttcaaataaataaaaaaatattaatatattactttaattattattatttgttatattaattaaaaataaattattatttttttaaaattaataaataaaaatataattataataaaatcaaaattatttttataattttttattaactctcAACTAAATACCCTCTTATTGTGGAATTCAAAGCTAGTATATCTTATTGTGGCAAGTGTGCATTAAAGCGAGTTAGTTTAAGTTATTAGTTTCATTTGAAcaagtttaaaacaaatttgattaaaatgacTTCAGACATGAGAAGagttttatattgttatgcataaGTTTGGAGAGTACTAGGAGAGTCAAGCTCGTGAAcctaaaaaggtttaatttatatattaaaataacatcgttttgatctatatatatataaaaaaaaacatcattttgatcaattctAGTTTAACTATAGTATTGAATCGAGCAATTTAGTTTGATACtgtaattaaatttgaatcaaattcaatttgagtttaactatCATCAAATTGAGCCAAATTTGAATTGGTTTTAGAAGAACTTGTTTGAGTTCAACTCTTTTAAgtcaaactaaacttgagttgTGTCAAGTTTAACTTAACATGAGTTTACCTATAGTTATGGAGGATGTCAAATGACatgaaatcattcaatcacttcCAAATGTGTCATATTGTTTTTTTGTAGATTCTTACGAGGGAAAAAGAGATCCCACCTTATTAGtcaatgtttttgaaattggaACAGAGGAAGAAAACAATTTGATCCATCTAATGGTTAAAGAGTGGGATCGGTGGTTAGATCaattaattgtataaaaataatattcaaaatattttaatataattaatcattaaaaatgtaatttgaatttttttaatataaaaataaacttagtttgatgatatatatatttaaaatgaatagcTAAAGTTTTAGGTTTCCAGtctcaataataattattttttaaaatttgactttttctaCTTACCAAATTAAACTTGGGTTTTTACCCAATTGAACTGTCGAGATATTTGTGTTCAAACTtatctaactttaaaaatagttttcaataaattataacGATGACAATCAAATCAGTTGAATTGACCAACCCAATCTGAGTTGAAACTGatcatgtaattttttatttttatggccaaacgactatttcccatccaaggtttgatgttttctcaaatgtcccccttttaactatggaaacaccaaacacccacccatggccgattagatttaacagaaccctaatgcctaaaaattttatctctttttgcccccctaaactttaaaaacaaaaattttccctcaacctaagttttaaaaaattgtagtttcaccctagggtttggttttaaaatctctggagacctctccggctccgttgccgacgacctctccctcccgaagcaacctctccttccgacgatctctttcctcccatttggaggtccgatcgacatCGGAGACGTCTTcggagacaaagaacttcgtcgaggaagacgaagccgtcgtctttgtctgggaagacgaagaacttcgtcttcccggacgaagttcttcgtctcccaaggcgtctccgatgccgatcgaacctccaaatgggaggaaagagattgcCGGAAGGAGAGATtacttcgagagggagaggtcgtcgacaacggagccggagaggttgccggagatttcaaaaccaaaccctagggtgaaactgcgattttttaaaacttaggctaggggaaaattttagtttttaaagtttagggaggcaaaattcaattctattttagtttatttttaatattataacaaaaatgacgattttacccttaccactgttaaggttttgttaaatctaaccagccatggatgggtgtttggtgttttcataattaaatagtggaaacttgagaaaatacaaaccttgggtgggaaatagtcatttggcctagttttattttttaaagaacataCCAATGCTGACCTGAAGGGTCCAATAATCCGTTAAACTACTCCAGATGAACAAAAATTTCTCATAAGCCCTCTATGTTTTGATAAAGAACAAAAGTACCTGTACTAAAAACTTGTATGAGTTGAACATTTTACATTATAAGCCATCTATACAAGGACCAAATACATCTAAGTTATCACAGAGAAAAGATATCAAATCCAAAGTGGTAGGAGACTACCTTCACTGCTCTAATATATACTTGACTTCGTTGGATGTTATTTTTGTGTATTCCTCTTCCAACCACGAGCCCTACTTGCTGCTGCACCCTTTGAAGTGCTTATGTTATCCTTTGTAGCTTCTCCCAGACTCCTTTCGCTTTCACTCCCTTCATCAAAACTCTCGGTTTTGTCTGTGGACTCTTCCTCTGCCAAATTCCCAACATCCTGTTTTGAAAGCTGATCACGAAGCTCTCTGAGTTTTGCTTTCTTTGAATTCAGGACGCCAAGGAACTATAAGCACAAGAAGAACCAAATTCCACATGAATCCTAAAGGAGATGCTGAAAACTTGAAATCCTTTCCTATAACCCAATGCAACCTTCTTGGATGTAAAAAACATGCATCAATGACACATTACAGCAACAGCACCACATTTACTAAAAACTGatcccattaaaaaaaatctacagtTCAGCAAATCACCAACTAATATACCATGTGAAGGAAATTGTGAATTTCAAAAATCTGATTACAAGGCCATCAGAAATCAAATTATTTGTGGGTTCAGTTCTGCAAAGAAGCTAAAATTGAGTGGGTTATTCCAGGTACTTATGATTCACAGCTCATTGAAAACCTCTTTGCTATAGGAAAAGAGAGGACCAAGATTGTGTGAAAATGTGTTGTGTTAGCTACCTTTGGGGTGATTTTttcaagagagaaagaaaaatttttctATGGAAAAAGAAGTCGATGTTGTTTTGTGGGACAAAACTCATCATTATACATCACTTTGGGCTTCAGTTTAATGGAGTTTCAAGATTCCTCTTTGTTCTTTATACAACTTAACTGCAAAAGCGTTTTGGGTTGATTTTTGCATAGACAGAAGACTTTGCACAGGGCAGGGCTGGTTCAATAAGGGATGTAGACAAGTTTTTTATTGTCCCTGTATAAGGAGGTTGACCCTCTTAGGGCTCTAGTTCTCTAGGTGGTCTTCTACTCCATTACCTTAATACAAGTAGCTTAGACAGGACAAAGATGCTTACAAGACATGAAGCATGAAACAACCAGGTTTTCACGAATTTTTACAGAAAAATTTCTTTATGGTCAAACATGAAGAAAGAAGTCTGTTTCTCTGTTTCTGACCACCAAAACGAgatcaacaataataattttataacagcAAAGAAACATGTTGGAAATGTCAAACCATTCACCTTTGTGTAGATTGCAGATTCAAACTCCACCTTCTCCTGGTTAAATCTCTCACTTTGAGTCAAACATTTCTCAGCCTCCACTTTCAGCCTCTCAAAGGATTGAGTTTTTCTGACAACTTCATCCTATAACACAGCCCATTCAAATAACGATTACATTAGGATCTCTGATTCTAGAAAGAaaacagaaagaagaaaaagaaaactgtcGGAGACAATTGGCTATATGTATTTTACATAAATCTCAAAGAATGGAGCCACTCTAAtgtttcttttatctttattcaaATTGCACAACTGCACTCGACCCTTGTCCGCACACTAACACAAATTAAAAGATCTTCCCAACCCCTGAAAGGTTGGTTTAACCTCTTGGAAAACAGGAAAAGCTCAAACCAAAAAGGCTATTCAGGGCACATTTATTTACCAATACTCTAATATAGTGAAACCGTTTTGGCTGTTTGGATCTTGATTCATGGGGACGCCAAATTAGCACTTCTATCAAGATCATATATTCTAGTCCTTCAGACGATTTAAAAATCCCaaaagtaataattattattgtaatacAGAATCTTACACTGAGTCTAATGTTAGCATCCATCAGAAAGTCCAAAATTCCTGCTGTAACACTCTTGCTATTTAGCGCAGGTTCACATTTCCACCTCCATTCAAGCTTTGTTCCTTGTTTCTCAAATGTCCATGACAACTGCATAACATCACTCCTTCATTTAAcgaaaattcaattaaaaaaattgaagcaatgaaaaaaaaaaaaaaaaccttactCTTTTACATCCATTAGCAGCATCATTGAAACCGTAAACCGAGCCAGGCTGTTGAAACCCTAGATACCGCTCGGCCAAATTGACGTATTCGGTTACCGGTTGGTCCCACTGCGCCGCTCTATCTCTCACCTCCTCTTCAGTCGCTGTCAAAACTgatttttaagaagaaaaaaggataaaagtGTATTCGGAAAATGTTGGTGACAAGATTCGGTGTTACCATTGCAGACCCAAGCGTTGATGCCGTCGGTGATGGAGAGGTTGAAATGGGTCTGGTCCCACGTGCCCTTTACGAAGATGGGTTCGGTGGAGTTAGCGATTTCAAGCTTCAAACATGAGTGTCTTGTTGTTGTCCCCATTTTTGGAGTAATTTTCCTCTGTGAGAAGCTGAGAGCTATCGATATTTATAGACAACTCTATTCCCGTCCTTCTAAGTTGCCTTTGCAAGCTCCCAAAAATCTCATGGGAACAGGGCTGGAGGTCAATTCGAGAGggcaaaaatatttaaa
Above is a genomic segment from Mangifera indica cultivar Alphonso chromosome 3, CATAS_Mindica_2.1, whole genome shotgun sequence containing:
- the LOC123211689 gene encoding DNA repair protein XRCC4 isoform X1, with the protein product MGTTTRHSCLKLEIANSTEPIFVKGTWDQTHFNLSITDGINAWVCNATEEEVRDRAAQWDQPVTEYVNLAERYLGFQQPGSVYGFNDAANGCKRLSWTFEKQGTKLEWRWKCEPALNSKSVTAGILDFLMDANIRLSDEVVRKTQSFERLKVEAEKCLTQSERFNQEKVEFESAIYTKFLGVLNSKKAKLRELRDQLSKQDVGNLAEEESTDKTESFDEGSESERSLGEATKDNISTSKGAAASRARGWKRNTQK
- the LOC123211689 gene encoding DNA repair protein XRCC4 isoform X2; translated protein: MGTTTRHSCLKLEIANSTEPIFVKGTWDQTHFNLSITDGINAWVCNATEEEVRDRAAQWDQPVTEYVNLAERYLGFQQPGSVYGFNDAANGCKRLSWTFEKQGTKLEWRWKCEPALNSKSVTAGILDFLMDANIRLSDEVVRKTQSFERLKVEAEKCLTQSERFNQEKVEFESAIYTKVALGYRKGFQVFSISFRIHVEFGSSCAYSSLAS